From a single Solanum dulcamara chromosome 4, daSolDulc1.2, whole genome shotgun sequence genomic region:
- the LOC129884335 gene encoding methyl-CpG-binding domain-containing protein 5-like: MAERPSWLPENWKFQAVLLTSGATTGIIDKYYYELISGNKFRSKNEVHYFLDKGGKRKKESTESSSTVSTPSEIPESKKRKRNSKTKKVSTPFYFDSANPPESVCWNQTDSYEDTWEASINGYMISEIKK, from the coding sequence ATGGCTGAGAGGCCGAGTTGGTTGCCGGAGAACTGGAAGTTCCAAGCGGTACTTCTAACTTCTGGCGCCACAACCGGAATTATTGATAAATACTATTATGAACTGATCTCTGGAAATAAATTCCGATCAAAGAATGAGGTGCATTATTTTCTAGACAAGGGTGGCAAGCGCAAGAAGGAAAGCACTGAGAGTAGCAGTACTGTTTCTACACCATCTGAGATACCCGAAagcaaaaagagaaagagaaactCAAAAACAAAGAAAGTTAGTACTCCTTTTTACTTTGATTCTGCAAATCCGCCGGAGAGCGTGTGCTGGAATCAGACAGATAGTTATGAAGATACTTGGGAAGCTTCTATCAATGGCTACATGATTTCTGAGATCAAAAAATAA